AAGTTTATATTCATCTGCTAAAATATCGTTTAGATCAGAAAGTGGAATGGAAATTATTGGTTCACCAGCAGCGCCTGATGCAATTTCATAAGTACTATAATAAAAATCAATTGAATTTGTGTTCAATACAAAATTAGTAAAGTTACCCCATTTTGGCGTTGTTTTAACCTCGAATTGATTTAGTAGTAAATAGGTACTTAATTGTTTATTAGATGTAATTGCATTTCTCACTCTAGTTGATAGTATCTCCAGTGATTTCTCGTTTTTTGCAAGTAGATCCTCGATCGTTAGCATATGATCTGATTGGTTATGTAAATGAAAGATCTTTGTTTCAGATATTCCGTTTGCTCCACCCATATACATTCTCGAATGGATGACAAATGAGTAATCACCAGTAGTATTTTGGAAAACTTCAAATGATATATTTAACTCACCTTTAGTATGCTTTTTTGTTTCGCCCATGTACTTTGTTTCATCTAAGTAAAGTGTTTTAAATTTTTGGGTATATTCCCTCACTATTTTGTTGAAACTTGGAACATCACTTTGGGGATACTGAATTGCAAAAGGTGTAAATACATCGTTGGATGTTTCGGTAATTATACGGATTCCTGGATAAACGGATGCCTCTTCATTCACTTCTTCCTCAGCTCTTATAGGTTGGTTCGCAGTAATATTGTTTTCTTTATTTTTGGAAGAATTAGGAATCAAAAGAAGAAAAGCAATTAAACTACTTAATGAGAGGATAGCAACAATAAACATAATATCGATCCAGCGACTTCTTTTACTGGATCTTGGATTTAAAGACATGGTAATTCTCCTTTTCTAATACATATATATTATATTAGATTAGACGGATGAATGGGTGATAAAGTTTTAGAATATCTTGTTTTTATTTACACAGTTCGATAAGATTATCGTAAATGGGGGAAAGAAGGTGTTCCAACTGACGCCAAACTATGAATTAGCAGTAGAATGCTGCCTACTCGCGGGTCGATTAATGATGGAAAGTGGAGCTGAAACATACCGTGCAGAAGATACGATGGATCGTATGGCTCAATCGCAGAAATTGACGGAATCACAAAGCTTTGTAACTCCTACTGGGATAATTTTTAGTGGAAATAAAGCACTTCCTACTAGATTAGCAAGGATTAATAATAGAACAACAGATTTAGGGAAAATTGCACTTGTAAATGGAGTTTCTAGAAAGTTGGCCAACGCAGAAATTTCATTGGAGGATGCGTATATAGAGTTGAAAAAAATTGATGAAGAGCATAAAATGTATCCTTTCTGGATTCAAATTATTGCTGCTTCAATTGCTTCAGGAGCATTTCTTATATTGTTTGGTGCTAAGCTTGTAGATATTCCGACTGCTATGGTTGCCGGGGGAATTGGCTACGCTATCGCTGATAAGTTAGAGTTAAGAACAAAAGTAAAGTTTTTTGCGGAATTTTTTGCTGCTTTAGTTATTAGTATGATCGCGACCTTTTCGGTAGCGTATGGCTTTGGAAATGAAGTTGATAAAATTATTATTGGATCAGTCATGCCACTTGTGCCAGGACTTCTTATAACGAATGCCGTTCGAGACTTAATGGCTGGACATTTTGTGTCAGGGTTATCCAAAGGAGCAGAAGCATTTCTTACGGCATCCGCAATAGGTGCAGGGGTTGCTATTATATTATCATTATAAGGAGGAAGCATATGTCGTATTTTTTACAAGGAATACTAAGCTTTACAGCGGCATCCGCGTTTGGAATAGTTTTCAATGCCCCAAAGAACTCCTTGTTCTATTGCGGACTTGTTGGTATGACGGGCTGGCTAATATATTCTTTTGTAGATCAATTGACGAGTGATCCGGTCAAATCTTCCTTTGCCGGAGCATTCACAGTTGCATTCGTTGCACATTTGATGGCAAAAAGGTTTAAAATGCCAATGATTATTTTTAGTGTAGCAGGAATTATCCCTTTAGTTCCAGGGGGAGTTGCTTATAATGCGATGCGCCATATTGTGGAAAATGATTATGGTTTAGCTATTGAGTTTGCCTCTCTTGCGTTAATGATTTCTGGTGCAATTGCTATCGGCTTAGTATTTGCGGAGATTATTACAAAATTACTATTAAGGACGATAAAAAAGCCCAAATTAAAACCGTGAAAAAACTTATATGTTTTTCACGGTTTTTGCATCTTTACTCAACAATGCTTCTACTTCATTTGCTGAAATAGGTTTGCTTACATAATAACCTTGAATAGCAT
The nucleotide sequence above comes from Psychrobacillus glaciei. Encoded proteins:
- a CDS encoding polysaccharide deacetylase family protein; this encodes MSLNPRSSKRSRWIDIMFIVAILSLSSLIAFLLLIPNSSKNKENNITANQPIRAEEEVNEEASVYPGIRIITETSNDVFTPFAIQYPQSDVPSFNKIVREYTQKFKTLYLDETKYMGETKKHTKGELNISFEVFQNTTGDYSFVIHSRMYMGGANGISETKIFHLHNQSDHMLTIEDLLAKNEKSLEILSTRVRNAITSNKQLSTYLLLNQFEVKTTPKWGNFTNFVLNTNSIDFYYSTYEIASGAAGEPIISIPLSDLNDILADEYKLPAITVDTKPTGNVPKKEEHAISENSKDEATKVPATGKVVALTFDDGPNPETTRKILDTLKKYNAKATFFMLGSRVSFYPDVVKEIKEAGHELGNHTWTHSDLTKASVEKIASEINNTSNEIEKATGSKPTVFRPPYGAVNKTVRSQTSLPVILWDVDTLDWKYKDSKHLLEHIKTHVKDGSIVLMHDIHSSTADGLDAVLAYLQGEGYTFVTVSELKSKS
- a CDS encoding threonine/serine exporter family protein, coding for MFQLTPNYELAVECCLLAGRLMMESGAETYRAEDTMDRMAQSQKLTESQSFVTPTGIIFSGNKALPTRLARINNRTTDLGKIALVNGVSRKLANAEISLEDAYIELKKIDEEHKMYPFWIQIIAASIASGAFLILFGAKLVDIPTAMVAGGIGYAIADKLELRTKVKFFAEFFAALVISMIATFSVAYGFGNEVDKIIIGSVMPLVPGLLITNAVRDLMAGHFVSGLSKGAEAFLTASAIGAGVAIILSL
- a CDS encoding threonine/serine exporter family protein, giving the protein MSYFLQGILSFTAASAFGIVFNAPKNSLFYCGLVGMTGWLIYSFVDQLTSDPVKSSFAGAFTVAFVAHLMAKRFKMPMIIFSVAGIIPLVPGGVAYNAMRHIVENDYGLAIEFASLALMISGAIAIGLVFAEIITKLLLRTIKKPKLKP